The following are encoded in a window of Paenibacillaceae bacterium GAS479 genomic DNA:
- a CDS encoding alpha-mannosidase — MLFTEKKLEARLRELSEARYRDTIPLESFFAIEDEAGSTGARPPAGSPEFDLKTGETWRGRDRYIWLSRQVEIPQEWAGRSVLGRFDFGETGGGNNEGFESLLYWNGVPYQGVDSNHQEVFLPDEVPGTSGRMDIRLWSGLSGGGKPREMKHTVNRAELCWLDEKIDDFYYTGRAVLGTIEVLESNHPDRAALLKALDRALLKVDWSQKGSDTYHESIYEARELLLSELERFEKHHPVTVTAIGHTHIDVAWLWRLKHTREKCARSFSTVLRLMERFPDYVFLQTQPQLYAYIKQDYPEIYEQIRERVREGRWEIGGGMWLEADCNLPSGESLVRQFLFGTRFMREEFGVESKYLWLPDVFGYSWALPQILQKSGFDTFMTTKISWNQFNRMPHDTFKWRGIDGSEVLTHFITTPDDWEEANSFFYTYNGLVSAKTVQGAWEGYQEKEVNQELLLSYGYGDGGGGVNREMLEMRRRLDNMPGLPNVKTGRADEYFERLQETFKETDRYVHTWDGELYLEYHRGTYTSQAYNKRMNRKLELLYRETEWVSTLASVLRGNWSQYRQEQLNQGWTIILRNQFHDIIPGSSIKEVYEDSREEYAEALLIATEAWSEAAAVVGGVEVGAGAQAQGTVQAQAQGTTYTVFNSSPWERDDLLEVVADGVVAGSVWSDAEGNDLVSQQRSDGSWIVAVPHLPSLGMAALHNKVGAGAASGAVIPFEQAGRVLKTPHYEIEWNEAGQLSRIYDLDHRRNVLAPDARGNVLQVFEDKPLNFEAWDIDIFYQEKMREISELESVQLVDAGPLSAAVEFKWRYAKSVITQTMTVYKDSRRIDFRTHIDWQERQQLLKVAFPVDVRSTEATYDIQFGNVKRPTHWNTSWDWARFETVGHQWADLSERGYGVSLLNDCKYGYDIKDNVMRLSLLKSAIDPDPDADIGEHEFVYALLPHGGEWYAGGTVQEAWSLNNPLTYCQGAPIRENFSLFRLSVPNVMVDSIKKAEDGDFLVLRVHEFAGIRSTVQLGSDLEIGSLQECNLMEQPLGVFLSVDASFELKPYEVKTFMIQL, encoded by the coding sequence ATGTTGTTCACAGAAAAAAAGCTGGAAGCGAGACTGCGCGAGTTAAGCGAAGCTCGTTATCGCGACACCATTCCGCTTGAAAGCTTCTTCGCCATCGAGGACGAAGCCGGCTCTACGGGAGCGCGGCCACCTGCGGGCTCTCCCGAGTTCGATTTGAAAACGGGCGAAACCTGGAGGGGACGCGACCGCTATATCTGGTTATCCCGTCAGGTTGAGATTCCTCAGGAATGGGCGGGCAGATCTGTGCTCGGACGGTTTGATTTTGGTGAGACGGGCGGAGGCAATAACGAAGGCTTTGAGTCTTTGCTTTACTGGAACGGTGTTCCTTACCAAGGCGTCGATTCCAATCATCAAGAGGTGTTTCTGCCGGATGAAGTCCCAGGCACTTCGGGCCGGATGGACATCCGGTTATGGTCGGGTCTGAGCGGCGGCGGCAAGCCGCGCGAAATGAAACATACGGTGAACCGGGCCGAGCTCTGCTGGCTGGACGAGAAAATAGATGATTTTTATTACACAGGCCGTGCCGTGTTGGGAACGATTGAAGTGCTAGAGAGCAACCATCCTGATCGAGCCGCTCTCTTAAAGGCGCTTGATCGAGCTTTACTGAAGGTGGATTGGTCCCAGAAGGGCTCGGATACGTACCACGAATCGATCTATGAAGCTCGCGAGTTACTGCTGTCAGAGCTGGAACGTTTCGAGAAGCATCATCCCGTAACGGTGACTGCAATTGGTCATACCCATATCGACGTGGCGTGGTTGTGGAGGCTGAAGCATACACGTGAGAAATGTGCTCGCTCGTTCTCTACCGTGCTGCGCTTAATGGAACGATTCCCGGACTATGTGTTCCTGCAGACGCAACCGCAGCTGTACGCGTACATTAAGCAGGATTATCCGGAGATTTATGAGCAGATTCGCGAACGCGTTCGTGAAGGACGCTGGGAGATTGGCGGAGGCATGTGGCTGGAAGCCGATTGTAATCTGCCCTCCGGGGAATCGCTCGTTCGGCAGTTCCTGTTCGGAACTCGGTTCATGCGTGAGGAATTCGGCGTGGAGAGCAAGTATTTGTGGCTGCCTGATGTGTTCGGATATAGCTGGGCATTGCCGCAGATTTTGCAAAAGTCCGGCTTTGACACGTTCATGACGACGAAGATCAGCTGGAATCAGTTCAACCGGATGCCGCATGATACGTTCAAATGGCGGGGCATCGACGGGTCGGAGGTTTTGACTCATTTCATCACAACGCCTGATGATTGGGAAGAAGCTAACTCTTTCTTTTATACCTATAACGGTCTCGTTTCGGCCAAGACGGTCCAGGGAGCTTGGGAAGGTTATCAGGAAAAAGAAGTGAATCAGGAGTTGCTCCTATCCTACGGTTATGGTGACGGTGGCGGCGGTGTCAATCGGGAGATGCTCGAAATGCGCCGCAGGCTGGATAACATGCCTGGACTGCCGAATGTGAAAACCGGGCGTGCGGATGAATACTTCGAGCGTCTGCAAGAAACGTTCAAGGAGACGGATCGCTACGTTCACACCTGGGATGGCGAGCTGTACCTGGAGTACCATCGGGGAACTTATACGAGCCAGGCTTACAATAAACGGATGAACCGCAAGCTGGAGCTGCTCTACCGGGAGACGGAATGGGTAAGCACTCTAGCTAGCGTGCTGCGTGGTAATTGGAGCCAGTATCGTCAAGAGCAGCTGAATCAAGGCTGGACGATCATTTTGCGCAATCAGTTCCACGATATTATACCTGGCTCCTCAATCAAGGAAGTTTACGAGGATAGCCGCGAGGAGTATGCCGAGGCGCTGTTGATCGCAACGGAAGCTTGGAGCGAAGCGGCTGCCGTTGTTGGTGGTGTTGAAGTTGGGGCGGGGGCGCAAGCCCAAGGGACAGTCCAAGCGCAAGCCCAAGGGACTACTTATACGGTGTTTAATAGCTCACCATGGGAGCGCGATGATCTGCTCGAAGTAGTGGCGGATGGCGTTGTGGCAGGAAGCGTCTGGTCGGACGCAGAGGGCAATGATCTCGTGTCTCAGCAGCGTTCGGATGGCAGTTGGATCGTGGCTGTTCCGCATTTGCCTTCGCTAGGAATGGCGGCCCTTCATAATAAGGTTGGTGCAGGGGCAGCTTCTGGGGCAGTGATTCCTTTTGAACAAGCGGGCCGCGTGCTGAAAACACCTCACTACGAGATTGAGTGGAATGAAGCCGGGCAGCTATCCCGAATATACGACCTGGATCATCGCAGGAATGTGCTTGCGCCGGATGCTCGCGGTAACGTTTTGCAAGTATTTGAAGACAAGCCGCTCAACTTCGAAGCTTGGGATATCGATATTTTCTATCAAGAAAAGATGCGGGAAATTTCTGAGCTTGAATCCGTGCAGCTTGTAGATGCAGGACCGCTAAGCGCCGCTGTTGAATTTAAGTGGCGATACGCCAAGTCTGTCATTACACAGACAATGACCGTATACAAGGACAGCAGACGGATTGATTTCCGCACTCATATTGATTGGCAGGAGCGTCAGCAGCTGTTGAAGGTCGCTTTCCCGGTAGACGTTCGTTCCACGGAAGCCACGTACGATATTCAATTCGGCAACGTGAAACGTCCGACGCATTGGAATACAAGCTGGGATTGGGCGCGATTCGAGACCGTTGGGCATCAGTGGGCTGATCTGTCTGAACGCGGCTACGGTGTTAGTTTGCTGAACGATTGCAAATACGGGTATGACATAAAGGATAATGTTATGCGCTTGTCGCTATTGAAGTCCGCTATTGATCCCGATCCAGATGCGGATATTGGGGAGCATGAATTCGTTTATGCGCTCCTTCCGCATGGGGGCGAATGGTATGCAGGCGGCACGGTGCAGGAAGCGTGGTCGCTCAACAATCCTTTGACCTATTGCCAAGGGGCTCCGATTAGAGAGAACTTCTCGTTGTTCCGTTTGTCCGTTCCTAATGTGATGGTAGATTCGATCAAAAAAGCAGAGGACGGAGATTTCCTCGTGCTGCGTGTTCATGAATTTGCCGGCATTCGTTCAACGGTACAGTTGGGCAGCGATCTGGAAATTGGATCCCTGCAGGAATGCAATCTGATGGAGCAGCCGCTCGGAGTGTTCCTATCAGTGGATGCAAGTTTTGAGCTGAAGCCTTATGAAGTCAAAACGTTTATGATTCAGCTTTAA
- a CDS encoding Predicted oxidoreductase — translation MKYIEIQGVEKKISRLFMGTGDLRKLEEPHRIMLEAYIEAGGNAFDTAHQYRGREQVLGEWLAETNLREKVVIMTKGAHHDDGSPGPRVNPQAIRQDLTESLERLGTDYVDLYALHRDDPTVAVGPIMEELNEHLQAKRIHAIGASNWSHQRIREANEYAAAHGLTGFAFNSPNLSLAKPKEPRWEGTVSADAETCQWHVGTGLPLLSWSAQAGGFFSGNFAPDIQTDPEMVRVYYSDNNWERYRRAVQLAEEKGVTAIQIALSYVLYQPFPTCAIIGPRNPEELQSSVEAMNLELTAEEVAWLDTADKA, via the coding sequence ATGAAATATATTGAAATCCAAGGTGTCGAGAAAAAAATTTCCCGGTTGTTCATGGGCACGGGGGACTTACGGAAGCTGGAAGAGCCGCATCGGATCATGCTGGAAGCGTACATCGAGGCAGGCGGCAATGCGTTTGACACCGCCCACCAATACCGTGGCAGAGAGCAAGTTCTTGGCGAGTGGCTAGCGGAAACCAACCTTCGGGAAAAGGTTGTCATCATGACAAAAGGCGCTCATCATGACGATGGAAGTCCCGGTCCACGTGTGAATCCGCAGGCGATCCGCCAGGATTTGACCGAGAGTCTGGAGCGGCTCGGCACCGATTATGTCGATCTCTACGCGCTTCATCGCGATGATCCAACCGTTGCGGTCGGACCGATTATGGAAGAGCTGAACGAGCATCTTCAAGCTAAGAGAATTCACGCCATCGGAGCTTCGAACTGGTCCCACCAAAGAATAAGAGAAGCTAACGAATACGCGGCTGCCCATGGCTTAACCGGGTTCGCTTTCAATAGCCCGAATCTAAGCTTGGCCAAGCCGAAAGAACCTAGATGGGAAGGAACGGTCTCGGCAGATGCAGAAACTTGCCAGTGGCATGTCGGAACAGGGCTGCCGCTCCTCTCCTGGTCGGCGCAGGCAGGCGGTTTCTTCTCGGGGAACTTTGCTCCAGACATACAGACGGATCCAGAAATGGTCCGCGTTTATTACAGTGATAACAACTGGGAGCGGTATCGTCGGGCCGTACAGCTGGCTGAAGAGAAGGGTGTTACAGCGATTCAGATTGCGTTGTCTTACGTTCTGTATCAGCCATTCCCGACATGTGCGATTATCGGGCCTCGCAATCCGGAGGAGCTTCAATCATCGGTTGAAGCGATGAATCTAGAGCTGACTGCTGAAGAAGTTGCATGGTTGGATACAGCTGATAAAGCTTAA